One genomic window of Plasmodium coatneyi strain Hackeri chromosome 12, complete sequence includes the following:
- a CDS encoding Exported protein 2: MKVSYIFSLFFFLIVYKNTTTNVVQCGNYSDLAATSALTTIVKDPISLTIKDLYEHGVKDPVTKLIHKIKKVVRYRKVLRWSRIWWVLLVREIVGDNAIERKTEKALREIWDQCTIAVYNNTLYAIESKPLLFLHGILNECKNNFSTKLRQDPGLIVAKIDQILKSQIYRFWVSEPYLKIGKSGIFYTRINSKNVPPLPKECTLKHLSSYMEEKLKSMESKKNIESGKYEFDVESTKNSTDDSQADEEDEDETEEDVFEDESFEQKKDEEKKDK; this comes from the exons ATGAAAGTCAGTTACATTTTCTcactctttttcttcctgatCGTTTATAAAAATACGACCACCAATGTTGTGCAATGTGGCAACTACAGTGATTTAGCGGCAACGAGCGCCTTAACAACCATAGTCAAGGACCCAATTAG tTTAACCATCAAAGATTTGTATGAACATGGTGTGAAGGACCCAGTCACAAAACTTATTCATAAAATCAAGAAAGTAGTGCGCTATAGAAAAGTTTTGAGATGGTCCAGAATATGGTGGGTACTACTCGTTAGAGAAATTGTCGGAGATAATGCCATTGAAAGGAAAACTGAAAAG GCCTTACGAGAAATCTGGGACCAGTGTACCATTGCCGTGTACAACAACACCCTTTATGCCATCGAGTCCAAGCCATTGCTATTCTTGCATGGTATTTTGAACGAGTGCAAAAACAACTTCTCCACAAAATTGAGACAAGACCCAGGTTTGATTGTAGCCAAAATAGACCAAATATTAAAGTCCCAAATATATCGTTTCTGGGTATCAGAGCCATATTTGAAAATCGGAAAGTCGGGCATCTTCTACACCAGAATCAACTCCAAAAATGTGCCTCCTCTACCCAAGGAATGCACTTTGAAACACTTGTCATCATacatggaggaaaaattaaagtcTATGGAGTCTAAGAAGAATATTGAATCGGGCAAATATGAATTTGACGTGGAATCGACGAAAAATTCAACCGATGATAGCCAGGCggatgaggaagatgaagatGAAACTGAAGAGGACGTCTTTGAGGATGAATCCtttgaacagaaaaaggacgaagagaagaaagataAATAA
- a CDS encoding RNA 3'-Terminal Phosphate Cyclase-like protein: MGNVNDEVRISDLDNTFHCGKERSITYFLEFLLMVTPFFKNPVKLTLKGITDDSTDATVHTCKIVSEHFFKNILKLDDYFLNITILRRGIRSDPSGEVLFFMNNLKTVEPFDMNDAGVVKKISGTIVCNKISVVFRNKLMNFAKKNLLNFTPYVSIEAEDAKVKNFKAQNHFISFSLFAHTKNKCVYSTDLCVDEFFLNHARGVLNKGGEGGEIDDQDEAMSDEVTDDEATNKPEIRHRSAEAEKQNITLHDADIYERLGFFIALKMMNEIKGLPSVDSNYQWLPLLYMALGNDLAVSKISLSMVKPYSIALMRLLRDFFNVVFDIKKVEKSPVDHSYLIKCVGIGYRNISKKTF; this comes from the coding sequence ATGGGGAACGTAAATGATGAAGTGAGGATAAGTGATTTGGACAATACATTTCACtgtggaaaggaaagaagtattACCTACTTCCTTGAGTTCCTCCTTATGGtaactccattttttaaaaacccAGTCAAATTGACGTTAAAAGGAATAACCGATGATTCTACCGATGCGACTGTTCATACGTGTAAAATTGTGAGTgaacacttttttaaaaatattttaaaattagaCGATTATTTTTTGAACATTACTATTCTGAGAAGAGGAATACGGTCAGACCCTTCAGGGGAAGTTCTCTTCTTTATGAATAACCTGAAGACAGTGGAACCTTTCGACATGAATGACGCTGGGgtggttaaaaaaataagtgggACAATTGTTTGCAATAAAATATCTGTTGTGTTTAGAAACAAATTGATGAATTTTGCCAAAAAGAATTTACTCAACTTTACTCCATATGTCAGCATAGAAGCGGAGGATGCTAAGGTAAAGAATTTCAAAGCACAAAatcattttatttccttttccttgtttGCCCATACGAAGAATAAGTGCGTATATTCCACGGACTTGTGCGTGGACGAGTTTTTCTTGAACCACGCACGGGGCGTCCTAAACAAGGGGGGTGAAGGAGGCGAAATTGATGACCAGGACGAAGCAATGAGTGACGAAGTAACGGACGATGAAGCAACAAACAAACCCGAGATAAGGCACCGCAGCGCCGAAGCAGAAAAACAGAATATAACCCTACATGATGCAGACATATACGAACGGCTGGGATTTTTTATAGCCCTTAAAATGATGAACGAAATAAAGGGGCTTCCGTCGGTCGATTCCAACTACCAGTGGCTGCCCTTGTTGTACATGGCCCTGGGAAATGACTTAGCCGTTTCGAAAATTTCCTTGAGCATGGTAAAGCCATATTCCATTGCGCTGATGAGATTGCTGAGGGACTTTTTCAATGTCGTGTTTGATATTAAGAAAGTGGAGAAGTCCCCAGTGGACCACTCCTACCTGATCAAGTGTGTGGGCATAGGCTATCGCAATATTTCTAAGAAGACCTTTTAG
- a CDS encoding Proteasome subunit beta type: MDTLIGLKGKNFIILAADTYSVNSIIKLKNDDKTKFYDINGNKCLLLGGSIGDRIQFGEFIRKNVHLYQYQNSTDLFVKSFAFFTRKNLAYYLRRNPYEVNCLIAGYDNKDGYQLYWCDYLSNMDAVNKGAHGYGAYLVNGILDKYYHENMSLDEALLIFKKCFEELKKRFLLTQINYELRIMTENKVEAQLVTI, translated from the exons ATGGATACGCTAATAGGCCTGAAAGGCAAAAACTTCATAATCCTGGCGGCAGATACGTACAGCGTCAATTCAATAATcaagttaaaaaatgacgACAAAACCAAGTTTTACGACATTAACGGAAACAAATGCCTACTGCTGGGCGGATCTATTGGGGATAGAATTCAGTTTGGTGAATTcataaggaagaatgtgCACCTGTACCAGTACCAGAACTCCACCGATTTGTTTGTGAAatcttttgccttttttacgCGCAAGAATTTGGCTTACTATTTGAGGAGAAACCCCTACGAGGTGAACTGCCTCATAGCTGGATACGACAAC AAGGACGGCTACCAACTCTACTGGTGCGACTACCTAAGCAACATGGACGCTGTGAACAAAGGCGCACACGGATACGGTGCGTACCTAGTGAACGGCATCCTGGATAAGTACTACCATGAGAATATGAGTCTAGATGAAGCCCtactcatttttaaaaagtgctTTGAAGAATTGAAGAAGAGATTTCTCCTCACCCAAATAAATTACGAACTAAGAATTATGACAGAGAACAAGGTAGAGGCTCAGCTCGTGACCATTTGA
- a CDS encoding Sulfate transporter, with product MNETNRENNVVINDVTENVDDMNKMDESTERTQIYHDDLCDNDIKICLPSRIGFLPAVKSMTDGVKWGWGFTNTPKETSKYYINEILCGCILCLTMLPEMISFSMIANIPPYIGLQGASFLCLITSIFGGSPAVIHGVTGAFASVCSKYLVENENVNGLPEGIERLYVCILICSAMLFFFSLFHMSALIQLIPTPVFIGYCNGLSIIFLRAQLHTLKDPKTHEYIKGYYLLFFVIICTLVVIIVELWKKIPKLGHKIPSTLIAITVTIFVEFVILRKFLHNNFDSFKGVKSYTVGDLFSFTSDKAKPTFLFTNKELNFNKVEFNIELIQQVINMFVVLLLEVLMVSEVIKDMGGAECDTNETVFSLFIGNLLATLGSAVGGSSLLGLSVLNYRNGARGKESGVVASILIYGILLFGYSLLNYIPLSFLCGIMITVFIHCFKWFSIPIVFFTFCPGYIRNCHPCMSRKISRWDAFIIVLVTVLCVFVSVPTGVFAGIILSALVYVWQSKSTFKFEIFYDKDTDTKYYEIEGHLFYASKKMFTRLFTYENDSSTVNIVLKGKSTLFDYTAIEALTSVKQQYNLNNRNVTIHGLSHECIKKIAKMNHLCKQIDVDLVKVEAPVVPLLYKPLRTILKTQKTIRRRMSFKKKKKKKKETVSDKSQDEVEP from the exons atgaacgaaacgAACAGAGAAAACAATGTAGTAATAAACGATGTGACAGAAAACGTGGAcgatatgaacaaaatggacgaGTCCACAGAAAGGACACAAATTTACCATGATGATTTATGCGATAATGATATAAAGATATGTTTGCCGTCCAGAATAGGCTTTCTTCCAGCTGTGAAATCCATGACGGATGGAGTAAAATGGGGATGGGGATTTACAAACACTCCAAAGGAAACGTCCAAATATTATATAAACGAAATATTGTGTGGGTGTATTTTATGCCTTACTATGTTACCCGAGATGATATCCTTTTCAATGATTGCCAATATTCCGCCTTATATTGGATTGCAAGgtgcttctttcctttgtttaATAACGTCTATTTTTGGAGGATCCCCTGCAGTTATCCACGGTGTAACGGGTGCCTTCGCATCTGTGTGTTCAAAATATTTagtggaaaatgaaaatgtgaatggGCTACCAGAAGGAATTGAGCGAttgtatgtgtgcatactGATCTGCTCTGcgatgctttttttcttttcgctttttcaTATGTCTGCCTTGATTCAGTTAATTCCGACCCCCGTTTTTATTGGGTATTGTAACGGACTGTCCATCATATTTCTGAGGGCGCAGTTACACACGCTGAAGGACCCCAAAACGCATGAATACATTAAGGGGTactatttgctttttttcgtGATCATTTGTACGCTGGTGGTTATCATAGTGGAGCTTTGGAAGAAGATCCCCAAG CTGGGCCACAAaatcccttccaccctaatAGCAATAACAGTCACCATATTTGTCGAATTTGTCATCCTGAGGAAATTCCTACACAACAATTTCGACTCTTTCAAGGgcgtgaaatcctacacagtGGGTGATTTATTCTCCTTCACGTCAGATAAAGCCAAGCCGACGTTTTTATTCACCAATAAAGAATTAAATTTTAACAAAGTGGAATTTAATATAGAGCTAATACAACAGGTGATCAACATGTTTGTGGTGTTACTTCTTGAAGTTTTGATGGTCAGCGAAGTTATAAAAGACATGGGTGGAGCAGAATGTGATACGAATGAAAcggttttttctctttttattgGGAATCTTTTGGCAACCTTGGGAAGTGCTGTTGGGGGTAGTAGCTTGTTAGGTTTGTCTGTTTTGAATTACAGAAATGGAGCAAGAGGAAAAGAGAGTGGAGTCGTGGCTTCCATTTTGATATATGGCATTTTGCTCTTTGGATATTCCCTCCTTAATTAcatccccctttccttcctctgtgGGATTATGATTACTGTGTTTATTCACTGCTTCAAGTGGTTTTCCATCCCGATTGtgttttttaccttctgcCCTGGGTACATAAGGAACTGCCACCCGTGCATGAGCAGGAAGATCTCCCGATGGGACGCCTTCATCATCGTCCTCGTCACGGTCCTATGc GTCTTCGTGAGTGTCCCGACTGGAGTTTTCGCGGGGATAATTTTATCCGCCCTGGTGTACGTATGGCAGAGCAAGTCCACATTTAaatttgaaatattttatgaCAAAGACACAGACACGAAG TACTACGAAATTGAAGGCCACCTGTTCTACGCGTCCAAGAAGATGTTCACGAGGCTGTTTACCTACGAGAACGACAGCTCAACCGTAAACATTGTTcttaagggaaaaagtacCCTCTTTGATTACACCGCCATTGAGGCGCTAACGTCAGTGAAGCAGCAGTATAATTTAAACAACCGAAACGTAACTATTCATGGTTTAAGCCATgagtgcattaaaaaaatagcgaAAATGAATCACCTGTGCAAGCAAATAGACGTGGATCTGGTCAAAGTGGAGGCTCCAGTCGTGCCCCTCCTGTACAAACCCTTGCGGACCATTCTGAAG acGCAAAAAACCATAAGGAGAAGAATGTCcttcaagaaaaaaaaaaaaaaaaaaaaagaaacagtgAGCGACAAATCGCAGGACGAAGTGGAACCATAA